The following are encoded together in the Streptomyces sp. NBC_00341 genome:
- a CDS encoding nucleobase:cation symporter-2 family protein, with the protein MSEPAQPDRTHPVDETLPPLRMFTSGLQHVAAMYAGVVAPPMVVGPAVGLTPKETAFLVAASLFTAGIATLLQTLGFWRIGARLPFVNGVSFAGVTPMVAIGKDRGHDGIAVIFGAIIVASLLGFVLAPYFCKLVRFFPPVVTGTVITLIGVSLLPVAFNWSQGGNATADDYGSTTNIIMAAVTLVIVLALRKLLRGFLQQIAILLGLIIGTLIAIPVGITDFGAIKDADVVGFPTPFHFGAPQFEIAAIVSMCIVMLVCMTESTADMLALGKIVDRPADERTIEGGLRADTLGSAVSPLFNGFMCSAFAQNIGLVAMTKVRSRFVVATGGGILIVLGLVPVAASVIALVPLPVLGGAGIVLFGSVAASGIQTLATAALEKGENALIVAAAVGIGLIPIAAPDFYHAFPKDLLVVLDSGISTGCVVAIVLNLAFNHLGRKPDEEEDAETVTEELANAAPVNVH; encoded by the coding sequence ATATCGGAGCCGGCCCAGCCCGACCGCACTCATCCGGTCGACGAGACCCTTCCCCCACTGAGGATGTTCACCAGCGGCCTTCAGCACGTGGCCGCGATGTACGCGGGTGTGGTGGCCCCGCCCATGGTGGTGGGCCCCGCTGTGGGGCTCACCCCGAAGGAGACCGCCTTCCTGGTGGCGGCGAGCCTGTTCACCGCGGGCATCGCCACCCTGCTCCAGACCCTCGGCTTCTGGCGCATCGGCGCCCGGCTGCCGTTCGTCAACGGCGTCTCGTTCGCCGGGGTCACCCCCATGGTCGCGATCGGCAAGGACCGGGGGCACGACGGCATAGCCGTCATCTTCGGCGCGATCATCGTCGCCAGCCTCCTCGGCTTCGTCCTCGCGCCGTACTTCTGCAAGCTGGTCCGCTTCTTCCCGCCCGTCGTCACCGGCACGGTCATCACCCTGATCGGTGTCTCCCTGCTGCCGGTCGCCTTCAACTGGTCCCAGGGCGGCAACGCCACGGCCGACGACTACGGTTCCACCACCAACATCATCATGGCGGCGGTCACCCTGGTGATCGTCCTCGCGCTGAGGAAGCTGCTCCGCGGCTTCCTCCAGCAGATCGCGATCCTGCTCGGACTCATCATCGGCACGCTCATCGCGATCCCGGTCGGCATCACCGACTTCGGTGCCATCAAGGACGCCGACGTCGTCGGCTTCCCCACCCCGTTCCACTTCGGGGCACCGCAGTTCGAGATCGCCGCGATCGTCTCGATGTGCATCGTCATGCTCGTCTGCATGACCGAGTCGACCGCGGACATGCTGGCCCTCGGCAAGATCGTCGACCGGCCGGCCGACGAGCGGACCATCGAGGGCGGGCTCCGCGCGGACACCCTGGGCAGTGCCGTCAGCCCGCTGTTCAACGGCTTCATGTGCAGCGCCTTCGCCCAGAACATCGGGCTGGTCGCGATGACCAAGGTCCGCAGCCGCTTCGTGGTGGCCACGGGCGGCGGCATCCTCATCGTGCTCGGACTGGTCCCGGTGGCCGCGTCCGTCATCGCGCTCGTCCCGCTGCCGGTGCTCGGCGGCGCGGGCATCGTGCTCTTCGGCTCTGTCGCCGCGAGCGGCATCCAGACCCTGGCGACCGCCGCCCTGGAGAAGGGCGAGAACGCACTGATCGTGGCCGCGGCCGTCGGCATAGGCCTGATCCCGATCGCCGCACCGGACTTCTACCACGCGTTCCCCAAGGACCTGCTCGTGGTGCTGGACTCCGGGATATCCACCGGATGTGTCGTGGCGATCGTCCTCAACCTGGCCTTCAACCACCTCGGCCGCAAGCCGGACGAGGAGGAGGATGCCGAGACGGTGACCGAGGAGCTCGCCAACGCGGCTCCGGTGAACGTGCACTGA
- a CDS encoding nucleobase:cation symporter-2 family protein — MAQPALGPAAAEGPCPTPPDGPIHPVDEKLAPSRLLPAALQHIAAMYAGVVTPPLIIGQAVGLDTAGLTRLIAASLLIAGCATILQTLGIGGFAGNRLPFVNAASSAGIAPMLAIAETSAPGHQLPAIYGAVLVAGVFCLLVGPFFGRLLRFFPPLVTGVVITLIGVTLMPVPVSWAQGGDKTAADFGAMKYLALAAFTLAVILVIQRFGRGFLKQVALLMGLLIGTLAAIPFGLADFSALRSAPLAALPTPFAFGAPEFQPAAILSLCIVMLVLMTESSAGMLALGEICDRPTDGRTITRGLRTDGIATLVGPVFGGFPTSAFAQNVGVVSLTGVRSRYVVATAGGALLILGVFPVLGAVVSLVPMPVLGGAGIVLFGSIAVSGIRTLSEAGLDDSSNIILVAVALGAGIIPLAAPGFYAGFPSWAQTVLGSGISAGALVAVLLNLFFHHLGTHSRSAVALKSS, encoded by the coding sequence ATGGCACAGCCTGCACTTGGGCCTGCTGCAGCAGAAGGTCCATGTCCCACCCCACCGGACGGCCCGATCCATCCGGTGGACGAAAAGCTTGCCCCGTCGCGGCTCCTGCCCGCCGCGCTCCAGCACATCGCCGCGATGTACGCGGGCGTCGTCACCCCTCCGCTCATCATCGGACAGGCCGTCGGCCTCGACACGGCGGGGCTGACCCGGCTGATCGCGGCCAGCCTCCTCATAGCCGGCTGCGCCACCATCCTGCAGACCCTCGGCATCGGGGGCTTCGCCGGCAACCGGCTGCCGTTCGTCAACGCGGCCTCCTCCGCCGGGATCGCGCCGATGCTCGCCATCGCGGAGACCAGCGCGCCGGGCCACCAACTCCCGGCGATCTACGGCGCGGTGCTCGTCGCGGGCGTGTTCTGCCTGCTCGTGGGGCCGTTCTTCGGACGGCTGCTCCGGTTCTTCCCGCCGCTCGTCACCGGCGTCGTCATCACGCTCATCGGCGTCACGCTGATGCCGGTCCCGGTCTCCTGGGCGCAGGGCGGCGACAAGACCGCCGCCGACTTCGGCGCGATGAAGTACCTCGCGCTGGCCGCCTTCACCCTGGCCGTCATCCTGGTCATCCAGCGGTTCGGCCGCGGCTTCCTCAAGCAAGTCGCCTTGCTGATGGGGCTGTTGATCGGTACCTTGGCCGCCATCCCGTTCGGCCTCGCGGACTTCTCGGCCCTGCGCTCCGCTCCGCTCGCCGCACTGCCCACCCCCTTCGCCTTCGGCGCACCGGAGTTCCAGCCCGCCGCGATCCTCTCCCTCTGCATCGTGATGCTCGTCCTGATGACCGAGTCGTCCGCCGGAATGCTGGCACTCGGTGAGATCTGCGACCGGCCCACCGACGGCCGGACCATCACCCGCGGACTGCGCACCGACGGCATCGCCACCCTCGTCGGACCGGTCTTCGGCGGCTTCCCGACGAGCGCCTTCGCCCAGAACGTCGGCGTCGTCTCCCTCACGGGGGTACGGAGCCGGTACGTCGTCGCGACCGCCGGCGGCGCCCTGCTGATCCTCGGCGTCTTCCCGGTGCTCGGCGCGGTCGTCTCGCTCGTCCCGATGCCCGTGCTCGGCGGCGCCGGCATCGTCCTGTTCGGCTCGATCGCGGTGAGCGGCATCCGTACGCTCTCCGAGGCCGGGCTCGACGACAGCTCCAACATCATCCTGGTCGCCGTGGCGCTCGGCGCGGGCATCATCCCGCTCGCCGCGCCCGGCTTCTACGCGGGATTCCCGTCCTGGGCGCAGACCGTCCTGGGCTCCGGCATCAGCGCCGGAGCGCTCGTCGCGGTCCTGCTCAATCTCTTCTTCCACCATCTCGGCACCCACAGCCGCTCGGCCGTGGCACTCAAATCCTCCTAG
- the pucL gene encoding factor-independent urate hydroxylase has translation MPTILGQNQYGKAENRVVKITRDGDTHHIKDLNVSVALSGDMQDVHYSGSNANVLPTDTTKNTVFAFAKEHGIESAEQFGIHLARHFVTSQEPIKIARIRIEEYAWDRIATSGGNSQFIGADEVKHSFVRKNQEIRTAQITYDGESWQVISGLKDLTVMNSTNSEFWGYVKDKYTTLKEAYDRILCTDVSARWRYNWTSDEQRMPNWEKSYEQARKHMLHAFAETYSLSLQQTLYQMGSRIINSRSEIDEIRFSLPNNHNFLVDLEPFGLKNDNEVYFAADRPYGLIEGTVLRDGIEPQIPVDLTNL, from the coding sequence ATGCCCACGATTCTCGGCCAGAACCAGTACGGCAAAGCAGAGAACCGCGTCGTCAAGATCACGCGGGACGGCGACACCCACCACATCAAGGACCTGAACGTCTCGGTCGCCCTGTCGGGTGACATGCAGGACGTGCACTACTCCGGCTCGAACGCGAACGTCCTTCCCACGGACACCACCAAGAACACGGTGTTCGCGTTCGCCAAGGAGCACGGCATCGAGTCCGCCGAGCAGTTCGGCATCCACCTGGCGCGTCACTTCGTGACGAGCCAGGAGCCGATCAAGATCGCTCGGATCCGGATCGAGGAGTACGCCTGGGACCGCATCGCGACCTCCGGCGGCAACTCCCAGTTCATCGGTGCCGACGAGGTCAAGCACTCCTTCGTCCGCAAGAACCAGGAGATCCGCACCGCTCAGATCACCTACGACGGCGAGTCGTGGCAGGTCATCTCGGGTCTCAAGGACCTCACGGTGATGAACTCGACCAACTCCGAGTTCTGGGGCTACGTCAAGGACAAGTACACGACGCTCAAGGAGGCGTACGACCGCATCCTGTGCACCGACGTCTCGGCCCGCTGGCGCTACAACTGGACCAGCGACGAGCAGCGGATGCCGAACTGGGAGAAGTCCTACGAGCAGGCGCGCAAGCACATGCTCCACGCCTTCGCCGAGACGTACTCCCTCTCGCTCCAGCAGACCCTCTACCAGATGGGTTCGCGGATCATCAACAGCCGCAGCGAGATCGACGAGATCCGGTTCTCGCTGCCGAACAACCACAACTTCCTTGTGGACCTTGAGCCGTTCGGCCTCAAGAACGACAACGAGGTCTACTTCGCCGCCGACCGTCCTTACGGGCTCATCGAGGGCACCGTGCTGCGCGACGGCATCGAGCCGCAGATCCCGGTCGATCTGACCAACCTCTGA
- a CDS encoding TIGR03086 family metal-binding protein — MDNETKTAPPQDLAPAAQQIAELLDAVDDTRLSAPTPCPGVTVSALLAHIGGLAVAFRDAAHKELGATTDTGPSVEEMVLADGWRDTLPQALDEMVTAWRSPEAWQGMTRAGSVDLPGEIAGMVALNELVLHGWDLARSTGQPFRAEEAHLDSTLALLADLGDNPPAGSPFGPPVPVPQDTPLLNRAVARSGRRPDWQPGD, encoded by the coding sequence ATGGACAACGAGACGAAGACCGCTCCCCCGCAGGACCTGGCACCGGCGGCCCAGCAGATCGCCGAGCTGCTCGACGCGGTGGACGACACCCGGCTGTCGGCACCGACCCCCTGCCCCGGCGTCACGGTGAGCGCCCTGCTCGCCCACATCGGCGGGCTCGCCGTGGCCTTCCGCGATGCCGCGCACAAGGAGCTGGGGGCGACGACCGACACGGGGCCCTCGGTGGAGGAGATGGTGCTCGCGGACGGCTGGCGCGACACGCTGCCGCAGGCGCTCGACGAGATGGTCACCGCCTGGCGCTCCCCGGAGGCCTGGCAGGGCATGACCCGGGCGGGCAGTGTCGATCTGCCGGGCGAGATCGCGGGCATGGTCGCGCTCAACGAGCTGGTGCTGCACGGCTGGGATCTGGCGCGGTCGACCGGGCAGCCGTTCCGGGCCGAGGAGGCGCACCTGGACTCCACGCTGGCGCTGCTGGCGGACCTGGGCGACAACCCGCCGGCCGGCTCGCCCTTCGGCCCGCCGGTCCCGGTGCCGCAGGACACACCCCTGCTGAACCGGGCCGTCGCGCGCAGCGGCCGGCGCCCCGACTGGCAGCCGGGCGACTGA
- a CDS encoding chitosanase has translation MNAPHKRTARRNTRTLRVALVALGLTLTAVPATAFAGTSAPPAVHHQEAAATGLDDPATKDIAMQLVSSAENSSLDWKSQYKYIEDIDDGRGYTAGIIGFCSGTGDMLDLVELYTQREPGNPLAKYLPALREVDGTDSHDGLDPGFQAAWKKAAADSAFQQAQNDERDRVYFDPAVSRGKSDGLGTLGQFAYYDAIVMHGDGGDSTSFSSIRKRALAKAKPPAQGGDEVGYLNAFLDARVWAMQQEEAHSDTSRVDTAQRVFLKNGNLNLDPPLDWKVYGDSFHIG, from the coding sequence GTGAACGCTCCCCACAAGCGCACCGCACGTCGCAACACCCGTACGCTGCGCGTCGCGCTCGTCGCGCTCGGGCTGACACTCACGGCTGTTCCCGCCACCGCATTCGCCGGCACCTCCGCACCGCCGGCCGTTCACCACCAGGAGGCCGCCGCGACCGGGCTGGACGATCCGGCGACGAAGGACATCGCCATGCAACTGGTGTCCAGCGCGGAGAACTCCTCGCTGGACTGGAAGTCCCAGTACAAGTACATCGAGGACATCGACGACGGCCGCGGCTACACCGCGGGCATCATCGGCTTCTGCTCCGGCACCGGCGACATGCTGGACCTCGTGGAGCTGTACACCCAGCGCGAGCCGGGCAACCCGCTCGCGAAGTACCTGCCGGCCCTGCGCGAGGTGGACGGCACCGACTCGCACGACGGGCTCGACCCCGGCTTCCAGGCCGCCTGGAAGAAGGCCGCGGCCGACTCGGCGTTCCAGCAGGCGCAGAACGACGAGCGCGACCGGGTGTACTTCGATCCGGCGGTCAGCCGGGGCAAGAGCGACGGACTGGGCACGCTCGGCCAGTTCGCGTACTACGACGCCATCGTCATGCACGGCGACGGCGGCGACAGCACGAGCTTCAGCAGCATCCGCAAGCGCGCCCTGGCGAAGGCGAAGCCGCCGGCCCAGGGCGGCGACGAGGTCGGCTACCTCAACGCCTTCCTGGACGCGCGGGTCTGGGCCATGCAGCAGGAGGAGGCCCACTCGGACACCAGCCGGGTGGACACCGCCCAGCGGGTCTTTCTGAAGAACGGCAATCTGAACCTGGACCCGCCGCTCGACTGGAAGGTGTACGGCGACAGCTTCCACATCGGCTGA
- the uraH gene encoding hydroxyisourate hydrolase, which produces MSTFATASVSTHILDTSIGRPAADVAISLEARTGSDAQWVSLGGSATDADGRCKDLPALPEGTTHVRLDFRTEPYFASKKQAEAQQDAPRVRDSGAFFPEVAITFAVTPGEHYHVPLLLNPFGYSVYRGS; this is translated from the coding sequence TTGAGCACCTTCGCCACCGCATCGGTGTCCACGCACATCCTGGACACCAGCATCGGCCGCCCCGCCGCGGACGTCGCCATCTCGCTCGAGGCCCGCACCGGCAGCGACGCGCAGTGGGTGTCCCTCGGCGGCTCCGCGACCGATGCGGACGGGCGCTGCAAGGACCTGCCGGCCCTGCCGGAGGGCACCACCCACGTACGGCTCGACTTCCGGACCGAGCCGTACTTCGCCAGCAAGAAGCAAGCCGAGGCGCAGCAGGACGCCCCCCGCGTAAGGGACAGCGGTGCGTTCTTCCCGGAGGTGGCGATCACTTTCGCCGTCACCCCGGGCGAGCACTATCACGTACCGCTGCTGCTCAACCCGTTCGGCTACTCCGTATACCGAGGGAGCTAG
- a CDS encoding fibronectin type III domain-containing protein, whose translation MQRPHATAALACSAALLLATLTACGSDAEADTSSPTAPHGVTVQAGSATSAHVMWEAATDDKAVTAYEIYRKGKKVKTVPAARVMIDIDGLTASTAYSFTVRARDAAGNLSEPSAAASVTTPAPTPADHEAPTRPVQLRGKADGSRAAKLSWGGSTDDIGVTSYDIYQEGSRIHTVPGTQTTARLTGLRPGTVYTFTVRARDAADTSSKDSDSFDLTTASAPGAPASTAPTDLRITSTAQGKEYAVDLDWKQPRTGGEIPAYQLYLDGRLTTTIVWGGKPPAGRASYRLTVSDPRGTRYAMKLRAKLPDGKWGDFSASRTVVLGG comes from the coding sequence GTGCAACGCCCCCACGCAACCGCCGCGTTGGCCTGCTCAGCCGCCCTGCTCCTCGCCACCCTCACCGCCTGCGGCTCCGACGCCGAGGCCGACACCAGCAGCCCCACGGCGCCGCACGGGGTGACGGTGCAGGCCGGCAGCGCCACCTCCGCGCACGTGATGTGGGAGGCGGCCACCGACGACAAGGCCGTCACCGCGTACGAGATCTACCGCAAGGGCAAGAAGGTCAAGACCGTCCCGGCCGCCAGGGTGATGATCGACATCGACGGGCTGACGGCCTCGACCGCCTACAGCTTCACCGTCCGCGCCCGCGACGCCGCCGGAAACCTCTCCGAGCCCAGCGCCGCCGCTTCCGTGACCACCCCGGCCCCGACCCCGGCCGACCACGAGGCCCCCACCCGGCCGGTGCAGCTGCGCGGCAAGGCCGACGGCAGTCGGGCGGCGAAACTGTCCTGGGGCGGCTCCACGGACGACATCGGCGTCACCTCGTACGACATCTACCAGGAGGGCTCGCGCATCCACACCGTGCCCGGCACGCAGACCACGGCACGCCTGACCGGGCTGCGGCCCGGCACCGTCTACACCTTCACCGTCCGCGCCCGGGACGCCGCCGACACCTCGTCGAAGGACAGCGACTCCTTCGACCTCACCACGGCGTCCGCCCCCGGCGCGCCGGCCTCCACCGCCCCCACGGACCTGCGGATCACCAGCACCGCCCAGGGCAAGGAGTACGCCGTCGACCTGGATTGGAAGCAGCCCAGGACCGGTGGCGAGATCCCCGCCTACCAGCTCTACCTGGACGGCCGGCTGACCACCACGATCGTCTGGGGAGGCAAGCCGCCCGCAGGCCGGGCGAGCTACCGGCTGACCGTCAGCGACCCGCGCGGCACCCGCTACGCGATGAAGCTCCGCGCCAAGCTCCCGGACGGTAAATGGGGGGACTTCTCCGCCTCGCGGACGGTGGTACTGGGCGGCTGA
- a CDS encoding 8-oxoguanine deaminase, translated as MAAQAATERVERIVIENCSIATVDADDTEYASGHVVVAGNRIESVGASRAPEGLDNVVRRIDGTGHLVTPGLINTHHHFYQWITRGLATDHNLFEWLVALYPTWARIDEPMARAAAQGSLATLARGGVTTAMDHHYVFPRGSGDLSGAIIGAAREMGVRFTLARGSMDRSEKDGGLPPDFAVETLEGALAATEATIDAHHDASFDAMTQIAVAPCSPFSVSTELMRQGAELARRRGVRLHTHGSETVEEEKFCHELFGMGPTDYFESTGWLGDDVWMAHCVHMNDSDIAAFARTGTGVAHCPSSNARLAAGIARVPDMLAAGVPVGLGVDGTASNESGELHTELRNALLINRLGPHRERALNARQALRLGTYGGAQVLGRADQIGSLEPGKLADLVLWKLDTIAHASIADPVTALVFGAAAPVTLSLVDGKPVVEGNHLTTVDEDTIARATRDEARRLAQIAAGA; from the coding sequence ATGGCAGCACAGGCAGCGACCGAGCGCGTGGAACGCATCGTCATCGAGAACTGTTCGATCGCCACCGTCGACGCCGACGACACCGAGTACGCCTCGGGCCATGTCGTCGTCGCCGGCAACCGGATCGAGTCGGTCGGCGCAAGCCGGGCGCCGGAGGGCCTGGACAACGTCGTACGCCGGATCGACGGCACCGGTCATCTCGTCACGCCCGGCCTGATCAACACGCACCACCACTTCTACCAGTGGATCACCCGCGGCCTGGCGACCGACCACAACCTCTTCGAGTGGCTGGTCGCGCTGTACCCGACCTGGGCGCGCATCGACGAGCCGATGGCCCGCGCCGCCGCGCAGGGCTCGCTCGCCACGCTGGCCCGCGGCGGTGTCACCACCGCGATGGACCACCACTACGTGTTCCCGCGCGGCTCCGGCGACCTGTCCGGCGCGATCATCGGCGCCGCCCGCGAGATGGGCGTACGGTTCACCCTCGCCCGCGGCTCCATGGACCGCAGCGAGAAGGACGGCGGACTGCCGCCGGACTTCGCCGTGGAGACCCTCGAAGGCGCGCTCGCCGCCACCGAGGCCACCATCGACGCGCACCACGACGCCTCCTTCGACGCGATGACCCAGATCGCCGTCGCACCCTGCTCCCCGTTCTCCGTGTCCACCGAACTGATGCGGCAGGGAGCGGAGTTGGCCCGCCGTCGCGGGGTGCGGCTGCACACCCACGGCTCGGAGACCGTGGAGGAGGAGAAGTTCTGCCACGAGCTGTTCGGCATGGGCCCGACCGACTACTTCGAGTCGACCGGCTGGCTCGGCGACGACGTGTGGATGGCGCACTGCGTCCACATGAACGACTCCGACATCGCCGCCTTCGCCCGCACCGGCACCGGCGTCGCGCACTGCCCGTCCTCCAACGCCCGCCTCGCCGCGGGCATCGCCCGGGTCCCGGACATGCTCGCCGCCGGCGTCCCGGTCGGCCTCGGCGTCGACGGCACCGCGTCCAACGAGTCCGGCGAGCTCCACACCGAACTGCGCAACGCCCTCCTCATCAACCGCCTCGGCCCGCACCGCGAACGCGCCCTGAACGCCCGTCAGGCGCTGCGCCTGGGCACGTACGGCGGCGCCCAGGTCCTCGGCCGCGCCGACCAGATCGGCTCCCTGGAGCCCGGCAAGCTCGCGGACCTGGTCCTGTGGAAGCTGGACACCATCGCCCACGCCTCCATCGCCGACCCGGTGACCGCCCTGGTGTTCGGTGCCGCAGCCCCCGTCACCCTCTCGCTCGTCGACGGCAAGCCGGTCGTCGAGGGCAACCACCTGACCACCGTGGACGAGGACACCATCGCCCGCGCCACCCGCGACGAGGCCCGCCGCCTCGCCCAGATCGCCGCCGGGGCCTGA
- a CDS encoding chitosanase produces the protein MKLSTRSLIASAAALALAAAVLSGCSGAGPDAAYGKGSPAAGLDDPAKKDIAMRLVSSAENSTLDWKSQYKYIEDIDDGRGYTAGIIGFCSGTGDMRRVVERYAEARPGNPLERFVPALRKVEGSDAHTGLGRRFTEAWADAAGDAAFRSAQDTERDASYFGPAVAQAKADGLGALGQFIYYDAYVMHGSGDAEGTVGFRTMRRRALAEARPPARGGDERAYLDAFLDVRVAAMREEEPSHADTSRVETAQRVFLRKGNLNLDPPLDWKVYGDDYRIDGP, from the coding sequence GTGAAGCTCAGCACACGCTCCCTGATCGCATCGGCCGCCGCCCTCGCCCTGGCCGCGGCCGTGCTCTCCGGCTGCTCCGGGGCCGGTCCGGACGCCGCGTACGGCAAGGGGTCCCCGGCGGCCGGACTGGACGATCCGGCGAAGAAGGACATCGCCATGCGGCTGGTCTCCAGCGCGGAGAACTCCACCCTGGACTGGAAGTCCCAGTACAAGTACATCGAGGACATCGACGACGGCCGCGGCTACACCGCGGGCATCATCGGCTTCTGCTCCGGCACCGGCGACATGCGCCGGGTCGTCGAGCGGTACGCCGAGGCCCGGCCCGGAAATCCGCTGGAGCGGTTCGTTCCGGCGCTGCGGAAGGTCGAGGGCAGCGACGCGCACACCGGGCTCGGCCGCCGCTTCACCGAGGCCTGGGCGGACGCGGCCGGTGACGCCGCCTTCCGCTCCGCGCAGGACACCGAGCGGGACGCGTCCTACTTCGGCCCCGCGGTCGCACAGGCGAAGGCGGACGGACTCGGCGCGCTGGGCCAGTTCATCTACTACGACGCCTACGTGATGCACGGTTCCGGCGACGCGGAGGGCACGGTCGGCTTCCGCACCATGCGCCGCCGCGCGCTCGCCGAGGCACGTCCCCCCGCGCGGGGCGGCGACGAGAGGGCGTATCTCGACGCGTTCCTGGACGTCCGGGTCGCGGCGATGCGCGAGGAGGAGCCCTCGCACGCCGACACCAGCCGGGTCGAGACGGCCCAGCGGGTGTTCCTGAGGAAGGGCAATCTGAACCTGGACCCGCCGCTCGACTGGAAGGTGTACGGGGACGACTACCGGATCGACGGCCCGTAG